The nucleotide window AATGAGTTCTCAATTTCCTCAACATCTTTTATTACTTGATGATAAagtcattaatttaataattgatgCAAATTCACctcattatattttataattagctggaaacaaatattttgtttgaacAATCCTTGTTCTTAATATTTTATACATAATTTACTGTGAAACGCATATCTGCCTagccataaataaatagaaaaacgcTTCCCAAACATAGAACAATTTGTGATCATCACCAAAAGTCAGTCACAGTCACccacatatatacacatatacaataACATGTAGAGAGGGAGGGAGTAAAGAACCTGTTCAACATCATCTCTATCAAAATCATCACGGGATTGGCTTCCATAAATACCAGCACCTTCAGCATCTACACCGTTTTTCCCGAATTTAAACCAGCACTTCGCTCTGGACCCGTTGGAGGGTCCAAGCCCCAAGGGCCTGACCCACCCGAGCCTATTTCGGGTACCCACGAACCGGGTGTTGAATTTGGTTGAAGAAGGAAAGGACTTGGAGGTGatggcagcagcagcagcagcaacaccAGTACATGGAATTGAAGCCATTGCTGCGTTTTCAGTTTACTGTCTGTGAACTTCTCAGTTCGATCACTCCTCCTATCCACTCATGTCTAAGTGTACTGGAAATAATAGTCTGTGTCGTCATCTTTTCACGCTTTCCCTACAGAAGCGATCTGAGTCGTTGATCTGAAATGCTTCATAGCCAATCGATGGTGAGTTCGTTGACTTTTATTTGGGCACTCATTATTTGAAGGCCCTAAATTACAAATCCATTGGATTAATGATAAGGCCCTATGGAtaaaattttgtcaattttattctCGATTTatactaattaaattaaactgtCAATTTTATTCTAACTAATCGTAAACCGTCCGAACCAActcaaatttggaaaacttAACCAGttcaaatgattttgtttggtttttacaCTTGAAAAGTGTTACCTTGGAGTGAATCGAATTAAATGACAAgtagtttggtttgatttagtTTGATCTAATTAGAAACCACCTAAACCAAACtaaatcacatatattattttaacacTCTTCATTTTTCTATATTAGTATGTTTCATTTCACACATTGATATCAactataaatacaaaaaatcttgaaaaaactttgaatttcacatcatctctctcaaatttctcAATCTACAACCGCAAGAAGTTTTCTCAACTATAGTTCAATTGACAGTATGCAATTCCCTTTGATATATGCAAgagaatataaaatatttattcaattatgtagaaaaggaaaataactgAAACAAACGATGAATAAATCTATGGTTGCAATTATGCTACTACTTTTAGGCCGAATTCGAactataaaattattattagggcttgtttgggagtgattctaGAGAGTTTAATAATcactttaagtgattttatagaaaaatacaCGTGAAATTTGCTTCTTCCCATAAGCCaaaatcactcccaaacgagTATTTAGTGTAGTTGCAGTTGATATTTGTGACCCGTTCTAACCCATTTTTCTCTACACAAGTTTTTCTCCTCATACTGACCCATTTTGCTCTGCTCATGACAGACAGGTTCTTAATTGTTCtgcatggaaaaagaaaaagaaaaaggaaaaaaaagaaaaaaaaaggctcaACTCTATTGCCTTCCAACCTACTTATTTATGAAATATCATCATATAGCTATGCAAAGCTTCGATTGACCCACCTGCAAACCTTAATTACATGGTTCTTCATGTCATACCAAATTCTGCTAGTaatttatttctatttattcTTGCTGATGAGATGTAACAAGAAGTGAGAAAATGAATGCCCTTCTCCTCAAGTcaggggaaaaagaaagaaattcacATGGTGTGTATCAAGAAATTCTTCAAAGGTGATGATGTAAATAGAAAAATGAGATAGGACCAGCAAAAGCAAATCGACCCTCAAACTTCAAAAGCTCTCATTGCTCACCATCCTTTTATTTTCCCTTGCCATTCaagacaagaaaagaacttaacAACTTACTTCAAAAAGCAAATAAAATCCAACACCGTCACTTTTACTGATTGATTTGCAATACAACATAATACATCAAACTAAAATTGTTCCGCAAGATCTGACGGTCATAATGAATCCAATACATAATCCAAGTATGGAAAACTACATTAAATCAGTAAATGAGACCCAAATggtcaaatttaaaaataaaataaaatagagagaaagaagGTGTGGTAGCTTAAGGGATTCTACCTTTTTATCTGTAAGCACATGAATGAGGTGAGTATATAACCAGCCAACCCAACAAATGCTGTTCACTTTAGATAAAGAACACAAAGCAAAGAATCCTTGTGAAATAGCAAAGGCCAAACACCATATGTCCCAAAGAAAAGCACATTCCCCACCCAAGACTGAACCCCAAACCACCACTTTTCATCCACAAGCCACCCCCTCCACTCCAACAGAACCAAACATGTCTAAATCCAGCACCATTGCCAACAGAGATGCTGCAAAAATGGCTGCATATGCTCCTGTGGAAATAGGCACCAGAGGCACTGTTGGATCCCTCATAATGAAAGAAATTGAGCACTTCAGCCACCTTGAATTAAGCAGCAGATGTAGCTCACACAAGCCTCAGCCACAATTTaaaggcatggtttcctctgGCAGTCATTTGAGACCCGCTTGTGAATCAGttgtaaaaacacaaaagaagaaaaagagaggcaCTAGGATCCTACCAAGCATATGTTCTAAGGTGGAAGTTTCAGACAGCAATCGACCAATTGGGATTTCTGTATACAGTTACAGGAATCTAAGATCTGATGTGAAGAAATTACCAGGTTAGACAATGCTCTCAGAGAGCTTTGAGAAGCCCAGCTTCTTCAGTCGATTCGTTATATTGCCAGCCCATGCTCTATCTGAGTTCCCACATTTTAAGTCCACAACTTCAACAATGTTAGGTCCTTTTTTACTAGTTTTCTGCCTACCAGGAGTTCTATCCAGGCCAACATTATCAGAGCTCAATATCGGGATCTGACTAGTCTTTTTAGcatgagtttttgttttctgtgaAATTTCAGGGCGTCTCTGATTAATGTAGTTGCTGGTTCCACTGCTGCTAGCTTCATCAcatgatttttttggttgtagcTTTTTCGGAGTAGTAGCACCACAGGGAACAGAAACAGAAGCTGTTTGATGTTTACTTCTGGAAGATGCAGGCGTCGGAGGTGCAACTTTGATGGACTCTAATTCTCTTGTCATTAGGGAACTGACCGTCCCAGTGGTCCCAACCCTGATGGATCCTCCACCACCCTTTATAGCTTCCAGTGTCTGAACCATGTTTGTTCTAGTCTCCATCAAAGGTATGAGCAGACACCTTGTAACAGGAATTTTCTCCAGTGACCAGAATCTTGTTGAGAGAGATGTTACAACCAACTCCGTTCAAAAGCCTTTCCTGCAACAGCATCAGCCAATGCTTTTAGATACAATTGGTGTATATGAACAGCAATGCAGCTTAAATTTCAGATTGTAAGTAGCGtttctcaacaaatttatggtcAGTCTTAGAAGTATAAATTTATAGATATTTTAAAACCTCATTCAACTGCAAAGTTCCTGGTACATAAACCATCCTCCAATAGATAGAGATGATCACgtactgaaaaagaaaatgcagactaaaagaaaagacaattaGGAAAGTATTATGGCTATGGGTAACATCAGTGGATAAGGCAAGGGTTTGGAGAAGTGTAAGTAAAGTATAAACTGTAAAGTGAAATCACTATTTATGCATTTTCTAGTAATCCCAAAAGGAAAACTGCATTCTAGACGTTAGCTAATCTCATACAGCAAGAAATGAAACAAGTTTAAGTCATTTTAGTATCAGCTGTTAAAGAGGGAGATTCAGAAAAACCTCTTCCAACCTCCTAATCTCAAACCACAGAAATTAGCAAAACATGAGGTCTAATGTGTCTCAGAAAATACCTCTGAAATTATAATTCCATAAACCCATAAAACCAAACCTTCAGATTATGCAGTCAATCTCCCCTCCCTATTTTTCATCTACTGTTCAAATTGCACCAGAACATACTTCCAAGTTCAATCAGAGaggaaaagcaaaagcttccaagaaaaaagagaacatGGTGCATCTAAACTGAAGAATTCACACTCAGGCAAAACGAAAACTAATTACTTTGTCTAGTCCTTACTATGAATGGCCCAGAAATAAAGATCACTTCAGTCCTTAACAAGCatcaacaagatgaagatCTATCAAACCCCAAAATCCCTTCACTAAATGCACAAATTAAGGCATGAACAGTCAAATCCTACAAGCTACCAGAAATGCACTGAGTGATGATCCCCACTATCCATAACTGGACAACTGATAGTGATGACCAAACATTAAGATCCACAatcaagtaaaaaataaacactGATTAGATGAGAAGAAATTAAGAATACCGAGATAAACAAACCTACCCACAACCGAGGGAGTGAAGCTAAGCTGACAGAAAATCCGAACCcaacaaagaaagaatcaaTTGAGATTATCAATTAGACCCATGTGAGAGAAACTGCTGAAAGTAAGAAATCTCAGAGCTTCTTGGAGTTATATTCAACACAAGGATCATAATGCTATCTTTAAGAAACATATCGAATCTCACTTCAAggcaattttctgtttttattttaagcgaGTCAGAGTCAGACAGTCAACGGAAATCCCAACCAGTAAATTTGATACAAATGATTGGTATATGAATAAAGAGTTTTTCTTTAGATTTGCAGGTTTACTGCATTTTACCTCCGGGGTTTCGTGTCGGGGTGCATTAAGAATGGACGACGACGGTTTAATTTCCTTATGAAAAATACTTTTTTACTTACCAGATAAGCATGAGCTTTTATACTCTTGTAAATAACAATGTAACATGCGTGtaaaagtttttcttttgtgtttttgataaattatttttgcatatatgTCAAACTATGATTCACATAAAGGAggaatatttttttacaagtaAGGAGGCAAGTAGTGTCATTTTCTTATAGAGCAAGGTTTGGTTCCTTAAAATTAAGGAGAGCTACTCCTCACAACCAATAGAGTTTTGACACTTGTTAAATTCAAGCAAGCAATATTGACAAAgtttcaacaaaaaagaaaaagaaaattaaaaaaatttaatatgtgtcaaaaCCACATTGGTGTTAAGGAGAAGTTCCTCCTTAATTTTAAGGAGCCAAGCTTTTTCATTTCTAATATTACACTTCACGTTGTATTTGGATTATAGagataaacttgaattttcacaaaagtcaaaatttctaaattttggtttttgtcaacagaatttctaaattgacaTAAACCAATTCCCGtgttttgataaataaaaaaacaaataaatctaGAAATTCCACGTGGAAAAAGAAcatggaatttggaggtcaTAAATCTCAATTTTTAATTCTATCTAAATAGTTGTCATTTATAAAATTCTAAGATGATAAAAGTTAAATTCCGTTTTTAAATCCGTTGGCCAAACAATAAACTTTACAAATTTTATAACATTAATTTCCGTCATTTTAAATTCCATCATTTATGAATTCCTTAatacttttaaatttcctcatccaaacaCATAGtgcttttaaatttcctcattCAAAGATTTTGATCgcataaatttaaattatccATCAATTTAAATGTCTTATTTCTTGTGGTGTATTTTGGATAAGGGGATTTGTGGGGTGGAATTGAATTTGTTGGCCCCAAAGTCATAGTGTTTGGCTCTAACTTAACTgcatggatttgaatttgacccAATTCCATCCAAAATTGTAAAAGTTTAAACTATGAGATTTCAAGTATCATTACTTGTATGTTTACTTTTCGGGAAAGAGTACTGGAATGATTGCAATTCCTGCT belongs to Prunus persica cultivar Lovell chromosome G4, Prunus_persica_NCBIv2, whole genome shotgun sequence and includes:
- the LOC18780800 gene encoding protein LHCP TRANSLOCATION DEFECT, translating into MASIPCTGVAAAAAAITSKSFPSSTKFNTRFVGTRNRLGWVRPLGLGPSNGSRAKCWFKFGKNGVDAEGAGIYGSQSRDDFDRDDVEQYFNYMGMLAVEGTYDKMNALLSQNIHPVDILLLMAASEGDKPKIEELLRAGASYSIKDVDGRTALDRAASDEIKDFILGFSVQKA
- the LOC18780062 gene encoding uncharacterized protein LOC18780062; the protein is METRTNMVQTLEAIKGGGGSIRVGTTGTVSSLMTRELESIKVAPPTPASSRSKHQTASVSVPCGATTPKKLQPKKSCDEASSSGTSNYINQRRPEISQKTKTHAKKTSQIPILSSDNVGLDRTPGRQKTSKKGPNIVEVVDLKCGNSDRAWAGNITNRLKKLGFSKLSESIV